The following coding sequences lie in one Candidatus Planktophila sulfonica genomic window:
- the recN gene encoding DNA repair protein RecN: MSERSYLEEISIRNLGIIEQSELELGRGLNVLTGETGAGKTMILTALNLVLGGKSDSSLVRHGSERLVATAQFSVTKDSKDQLDEIGAEVDGSSLIVTRTVNSDGKSKASCGGVTVPAGTLADVTEPLIEIHGQSANSQIVKPARQRELLDRFGGTAVASSLSDYQEKYSEYLELKERIKAMKASANKRDGEIAELEEFLAAWVKLKAVRNEPSSVEDEIKRLSSVEDLRIASSGAMSALDSEESGALTLLHSARRFLDAAKGKDSKLEEIAERVAESLFILDDASSDLASYATSLEADPERLDFLQNRKAELNLFIKRWGGAESADEELVLLAAKAKSGKESIADLKGGDERIAELETELAKIKKSLLAAAQELSKARSASAESLSQSVTSEIQALSMPHTRFFAEVISPDYSGALKESDFTQLGCDEVSMQIQGQVDGPKIALGKGASGGEMSRIMLGLEVVIAKSHPVGTYIFDEVDAGVGGKAAIEVGKRLHALAQNSQVIVVTHLPQVAAWADTHFVVKKSSDGSVVQSGVSKLGQSERVEEIARMLAGLEESSSAREHAAELLAMRG; encoded by the coding sequence GTGAGTGAACGTTCTTATCTAGAAGAGATTTCTATCCGCAATCTCGGAATTATCGAACAATCTGAACTCGAGCTCGGTCGAGGGCTTAATGTTCTCACTGGCGAAACCGGTGCTGGAAAAACAATGATTTTGACAGCTCTCAACCTTGTGCTCGGAGGCAAGAGCGATAGTTCGCTCGTGCGACATGGTTCTGAACGACTCGTTGCTACTGCGCAATTTTCGGTAACGAAGGATTCTAAAGATCAACTCGATGAAATCGGAGCCGAAGTTGATGGATCTTCACTCATCGTTACCCGCACGGTCAACAGCGACGGCAAGAGCAAAGCATCATGTGGGGGAGTTACGGTTCCGGCAGGGACTCTCGCCGATGTCACTGAGCCTCTGATCGAAATTCATGGGCAATCAGCGAACTCGCAGATCGTAAAACCCGCCCGACAAAGAGAGCTCCTTGATCGTTTTGGTGGAACTGCAGTGGCTTCATCGCTCTCTGATTACCAAGAGAAATACTCCGAATATCTAGAACTTAAAGAGCGCATCAAAGCGATGAAGGCATCTGCCAATAAGCGAGATGGTGAGATTGCAGAACTCGAAGAATTCCTAGCCGCCTGGGTAAAACTCAAAGCTGTACGCAACGAACCTTCTAGCGTTGAAGATGAGATCAAGCGACTTTCTAGCGTTGAAGACTTACGAATTGCATCAAGTGGCGCAATGTCGGCTCTCGATTCTGAAGAATCCGGAGCCTTGACTCTGCTTCATTCCGCCCGACGTTTCCTTGATGCCGCTAAGGGAAAAGATTCAAAGCTGGAAGAGATCGCAGAACGCGTAGCAGAATCACTCTTCATCCTCGATGATGCGTCATCTGATTTGGCATCGTATGCAACATCTCTTGAAGCGGACCCTGAACGTCTGGATTTCCTGCAGAATCGAAAAGCAGAGCTCAATCTCTTTATTAAGAGATGGGGCGGCGCCGAAAGCGCTGATGAGGAACTTGTTCTCCTTGCCGCAAAAGCTAAATCAGGTAAGGAATCAATCGCAGATCTTAAGGGTGGCGACGAACGCATTGCAGAGTTAGAAACTGAACTCGCAAAAATAAAGAAGAGCCTTTTGGCCGCTGCGCAAGAATTATCTAAGGCAAGAAGCGCTTCTGCTGAATCACTGTCACAATCAGTGACATCTGAGATTCAGGCACTTTCTATGCCGCACACTCGATTCTTTGCAGAAGTTATCTCTCCGGATTATTCCGGCGCTCTAAAGGAAAGTGATTTCACACAATTAGGTTGCGATGAAGTTTCTATGCAAATCCAGGGACAAGTTGATGGACCGAAGATTGCACTTGGAAAAGGCGCAAGCGGTGGCGAAATGTCTCGCATCATGTTGGGACTTGAAGTTGTCATCGCTAAATCACATCCAGTCGGAACCTATATCTTCGATGAAGTCGACGCAGGTGTTGGCGGAAAAGCTGCGATTGAAGTTGGTAAGCGCCTGCATGCACTTGCACAGAACTCTCAAGTTATTGTCGTTACGCATTTACCTCAGGTGGCGGCATGGGCCGATACTCACTTTGTCGTAAAGAAGAGCAGCGATGGATCCGTTGTTCAGTCTGGCGTCTCGAAACTTGGACAATCCGAGCGCGTTGAAGAGATTGCGCGCATGCTGGCAGGGCTTGAAGAATCCTCAAGTGCGCGAGAACACGCCGCCGAATTGCTAGCTATGCGAGGCTAA
- the aroH gene encoding chorismate mutase, whose amino-acid sequence MSVRAIRGATQVEANTAEAITAATQELILEILKVNSLTPDDVISVLFTSSPDLDAAFPAAAARSVGFENTPLICSVEIDVAGALPRTVRVMAHVESDLSKDDIAHIYLHGAKALRRDIAQ is encoded by the coding sequence ATGTCAGTGCGCGCAATTCGTGGGGCAACCCAAGTCGAGGCCAATACCGCCGAGGCGATTACAGCTGCAACGCAGGAGTTGATCCTAGAGATTCTCAAGGTCAACTCGCTTACCCCTGACGATGTCATCTCCGTCCTCTTCACATCTAGTCCTGATTTAGATGCCGCATTCCCGGCAGCTGCGGCACGCTCAGTTGGCTTCGAGAACACTCCTCTGATCTGTTCTGTTGAAATCGATGTTGCTGGAGCTCTCCCGCGTACTGTTCGAGTGATGGCGCATGTCGAAAGTGACCTTTCGAAGGACGATATTGCCCATATCTACCTCCACGGAGCTAAGGCGCTTCGACGAGATATCGCCCAGTAA
- the scpB gene encoding SMC-Scp complex subunit ScpB, translating to MSNPEVETPEVEVAKDTQLSHVFDPAALARSIEAILMVVDEPVTELALASVLQVTVDQVVDSLEALVPTYEDRGFTLKAINGGWRFYSHPDCSAVVEKFVLDGQQNRLTQAALETLAVIAYRQPVSRARVSAIRGVNVEAVMKTLITRGLVEEYGVENETGAILYKTTSYFLERLGLNALTDLPPLAPHLPDLDGLDEILDSLTD from the coding sequence ATGTCTAATCCAGAGGTAGAGACTCCTGAGGTTGAGGTCGCTAAAGATACCCAGCTTTCCCATGTATTTGATCCAGCTGCGCTAGCTCGCTCAATTGAAGCGATTCTGATGGTCGTTGACGAACCGGTCACCGAGCTCGCCCTGGCATCTGTTCTTCAGGTGACCGTCGATCAGGTCGTGGATTCCCTTGAAGCCCTCGTTCCAACCTACGAAGACCGAGGATTCACGCTCAAGGCGATCAATGGGGGATGGCGCTTCTATAGCCACCCAGATTGCAGCGCAGTGGTCGAGAAATTTGTCCTTGATGGCCAGCAGAATCGCCTCACGCAGGCAGCTCTCGAAACCCTGGCGGTGATTGCATACCGTCAGCCAGTTTCTCGCGCCCGCGTCTCAGCCATCCGTGGAGTGAACGTTGAGGCCGTTATGAAGACTCTCATTACTCGCGGCCTCGTCGAGGAATATGGGGTCGAGAACGAGACTGGAGCGATCTTGTACAAGACGACCAGCTACTTTCTCGAGCGCCTTGGACTCAACGCCTTGACCGACCTTCCTCCTCTGGCGCCACATCTGCCAGATCTCGATGGTCTCGATGAGATCCTCGATTCGCTAACTGACTAA
- a CDS encoding CTP synthase produces the protein MSQAHVTKHIFVTGGVASSLGKGLTASSLGRLLVARGIRVTMQKLDPYLNVDPGTMNPFQHGEVFVTDDGAETDLDIGHYERFLDRNLEGSANVTTGQVYSRVIARERRGEYLGETVQVIPHITNEIKERMLANDSADVDVVITEIGGTVGDIESQPFLEAARQLRQEVGRDNVFYLHISLVPYIGPSGELKTKPTQHSIAALRSIGIAPDAVVLRCDRPIPEGIKKKISLMCDVDVEAVVAAVDAPSIYDIPKVLFTEGLDSYIVRRLSLGGHEVQWGEWDDLLKRVHSPKHHVKVALVGKYIDLPDAYLSVSEALRAGGFANEAKVEIVWVPSDECETPEGAKKSLGEIDAICVPGGFGIRGIEGKLGALKFARENKIPTLGLCLGLQCMVIEAARNLAGIKDANSAEFLGDSGTHVIATMDDQKDIVAGGGDMGGSMRLGLYKATLTPGSIVAGVYGATEVSERHRHRYEVNNQYRDQIAAAGLVFSGMFADRDLVEFVELPREVHPYYVGTQAHPELRSRPTRPHPLFSGLIAAALVRKGAH, from the coding sequence ATGAGCCAAGCGCATGTGACTAAACATATTTTCGTAACAGGCGGAGTCGCCTCAAGTCTTGGCAAGGGCCTCACAGCTTCATCATTAGGTCGCCTTCTGGTCGCGCGCGGTATCCGCGTCACCATGCAGAAGCTCGATCCATATCTCAACGTAGATCCAGGCACCATGAATCCTTTCCAGCACGGTGAAGTATTTGTCACCGATGATGGCGCTGAAACGGATCTTGATATCGGCCACTACGAACGTTTTCTCGATCGCAACCTCGAAGGTTCAGCGAACGTCACGACAGGCCAGGTTTATTCACGAGTCATTGCGCGCGAACGTCGCGGTGAATATCTAGGTGAGACTGTTCAAGTTATTCCGCATATCACCAATGAAATTAAAGAGCGCATGCTCGCAAATGATTCAGCCGATGTAGATGTGGTCATTACTGAAATCGGTGGAACTGTTGGTGATATTGAATCGCAGCCATTCCTTGAAGCTGCTCGCCAACTTCGCCAAGAAGTAGGCCGCGATAACGTTTTCTATCTGCACATTTCGCTCGTTCCGTATATTGGGCCATCAGGAGAGTTGAAGACAAAGCCGACACAGCACTCAATCGCAGCTCTTCGCAGCATTGGTATTGCACCAGATGCAGTGGTTCTCCGTTGCGATCGACCAATCCCTGAAGGCATCAAGAAGAAGATTTCGCTGATGTGCGACGTCGATGTTGAAGCGGTAGTTGCAGCCGTCGATGCTCCATCAATCTATGACATTCCGAAGGTTCTATTCACCGAAGGCCTAGATTCCTATATCGTCCGTCGACTTTCACTCGGTGGACATGAGGTTCAATGGGGAGAATGGGATGACTTGCTTAAGCGTGTTCACTCTCCAAAGCACCACGTAAAAGTTGCTCTCGTTGGAAAGTACATCGATCTTCCAGATGCTTATCTCTCTGTTTCCGAAGCTCTTCGCGCAGGTGGATTCGCCAATGAAGCGAAGGTTGAAATTGTTTGGGTTCCAAGTGATGAATGTGAAACACCGGAAGGTGCGAAGAAATCACTTGGCGAAATCGATGCAATCTGCGTTCCTGGTGGATTCGGTATTCGCGGAATTGAAGGAAAACTTGGGGCGCTTAAATTTGCTCGCGAAAACAAAATCCCGACTCTTGGACTCTGTTTAGGTTTGCAGTGCATGGTTATTGAAGCTGCTCGAAACCTTGCCGGAATCAAGGATGCAAACTCTGCAGAATTCTTAGGCGATAGCGGAACACATGTCATCGCAACTATGGATGATCAGAAAGATATCGTTGCCGGTGGGGGAGATATGGGTGGCTCGATGCGCCTAGGTCTCTACAAAGCAACACTCACACCTGGCTCAATTGTTGCCGGCGTCTATGGTGCGACTGAAGTTTCTGAACGTCACCGCCATCGCTATGAAGTGAATAATCAGTATCGCGATCAAATTGCAGCGGCTGGCCTTGTCTTCTCTGGCATGTTTGCAGATCGTGACCTTGTTGAGTTCGTAGAACTACCTCGCGAAGTTCATCCATATTACGTTGGTACTCAGGCTCACCCAGAGCTTCGATCTCGACCAACGCGTCCACATCCGCTCTTTTCAGGGTTGATTGCAGCAGCACTCGTCCGTAAGGGCGCTCACTAA
- a CDS encoding segregation and condensation protein A produces the protein MESLVTPEEITSEQAESIAPESGFSVHLDNFDGPFDLLLQLISRHKLDITEISLSIVTDEFIAFIRALEASGEGWRLDQATEFLVIAATLLDLKAARLLPSGEIEDEEDLALLEARDILFARLLQYRAFKEVAASFQDAIANADKSFPRVVALDPALASLLPEVLIGVGAQRFAAIAERVLTPKSPPVVAVEHLHSALVSVTEESKLVVEALRKGRTVSFRNLVQGADSTLVVVARFLALLDLYRQGALRFEQVIALGELQISWVGSDEGDILVTDEFDVPVVLDETVVEELETASQAVSEQISDEYETEEDENV, from the coding sequence GTGGAAAGTCTCGTGACTCCTGAGGAAATTACCTCAGAGCAAGCTGAATCAATCGCTCCTGAGAGCGGTTTTAGCGTCCACCTCGATAACTTTGATGGCCCCTTTGACCTCCTGCTTCAGCTGATCTCACGCCACAAGCTTGATATCACCGAAATCTCGCTCAGCATCGTCACCGATGAATTCATCGCCTTTATCCGCGCCCTCGAGGCTAGCGGTGAGGGTTGGCGCCTTGATCAAGCTACTGAGTTCTTAGTTATCGCCGCCACCCTTCTAGACCTCAAGGCAGCCCGACTCTTGCCTAGCGGCGAGATCGAGGATGAAGAAGACCTCGCTCTACTCGAGGCCCGAGACATCCTCTTCGCTCGTCTGCTCCAATATCGAGCTTTCAAGGAAGTTGCCGCTTCATTCCAGGATGCGATCGCCAACGCCGATAAGTCATTCCCTCGCGTGGTGGCCCTGGATCCAGCCCTAGCCTCACTTTTGCCTGAAGTCCTCATCGGGGTCGGTGCCCAGCGCTTTGCCGCTATCGCCGAGCGTGTTTTGACCCCAAAGTCCCCGCCTGTGGTGGCAGTTGAGCACCTCCATAGCGCCCTTGTGAGCGTGACTGAAGAGTCAAAGCTGGTCGTCGAAGCCCTGCGAAAGGGTCGAACCGTCTCCTTCAGAAACCTTGTCCAGGGCGCCGATTCCACCCTCGTGGTTGTCGCTCGATTCCTTGCTCTGCTAGATCTTTATCGACAGGGTGCGCTCCGTTTTGAGCAGGTTATCGCCCTTGGAGAGCTCCAGATCAGTTGGGTGGGCTCCGATGAAGGCGACATTCTGGTCACTGATGAGTTTGACGTACCCGTTGTGCTTGATGAGACCGTTGTAGAAGAGCTCGAGACTGCCTCGCAGGCGGTATCTGAACAGATTTCTGATGAATATGAGACAGAAGAGGATGAAAATGTCTAA
- a CDS encoding site-specific tyrosine recombinase: MKFEAARSSYLDQLRIERGLSSNSISSYTRDLAKFELFLQNSRKDFVNLTAQDLTDFEVSLKAMGLALSSINRTLSAVKGFYKYASVEFDISNPTLEIVSAKIARKLPKALSVDEVTNLIESAKREGDPISLRDFAMLELLYSSGGRVSEIVGVNTGDISVTQTDDGDVTVLKLRGKGSKERLVPLGKFAVAAIEDYFTRTRPALAAKNSKSEPALFLNARGKRLSRQSAWQIVLDAAVATGLEGKVSPHVFRHSYATHLLDGGADIRVVQELLGHSSVTTTQIYTLITIDKVRETYSTAHPRAK, from the coding sequence ATGAAGTTCGAGGCAGCACGCAGCTCTTATCTCGATCAACTGCGTATTGAACGAGGGCTTTCTAGTAATTCAATATCTTCCTACACTCGTGATCTAGCAAAGTTCGAGCTATTTCTTCAAAACTCACGTAAAGATTTTGTGAACCTCACGGCACAAGACCTCACCGACTTTGAAGTCTCACTCAAAGCTATGGGACTGGCGCTTTCGAGCATCAATCGGACCTTGTCTGCCGTTAAGGGCTTCTACAAGTACGCATCTGTTGAATTTGATATCTCTAATCCAACTCTTGAGATAGTCAGTGCGAAGATTGCAAGGAAACTTCCTAAAGCGCTTTCAGTAGATGAAGTAACGAACTTGATTGAATCTGCAAAGCGAGAAGGTGATCCCATTTCACTTCGAGATTTCGCGATGTTGGAACTGCTTTACTCATCGGGTGGCCGTGTAAGTGAAATAGTAGGAGTAAATACCGGTGACATTTCTGTCACGCAGACCGATGATGGTGATGTAACGGTCTTGAAGTTGCGGGGGAAAGGCTCCAAAGAACGCCTTGTTCCACTCGGCAAATTCGCAGTCGCAGCAATTGAAGACTACTTCACGCGCACTCGACCAGCGTTAGCCGCTAAGAATTCAAAATCCGAACCAGCTCTCTTTCTTAACGCTCGCGGAAAACGATTATCAAGGCAGAGCGCATGGCAGATAGTTCTAGATGCTGCAGTTGCAACAGGGCTCGAAGGCAAAGTTAGCCCTCACGTTTTCAGACATTCATATGCGACACATCTACTTGATGGAGGCGCAGATATTCGCGTGGTGCAAGAGTTGTTGGGCCATTCATCAGTTACAACAACACAGATTTACACACTGATTACAATCGATAAAGTGCGCGAGACGTACAGCACCGCACACCCCAGAGCAAAGTGA
- a CDS encoding pseudouridine synthase → MAEMRLNKIIADAGITSRRGADELIMDGRVTVDGHQVRELGAKFDPEKVKVEVDGETITRSLSKTYLVLHKPRGVLSTMFDPEGRPSLADFIDLRTERLFHVGRLDKDSEGLILLTNDGDLTFRATHPSFGLEKTYIIEFDGKLPTGVDKVLLKGIELEDGMGRVLSFKHLSPQWIEVTIHEGRYHIIRRLMEAVGVDVLRLIRTKFGPISLGETLEGRWRDLNSNELISLQNALDIKL, encoded by the coding sequence ATGGCCGAAATGCGCCTTAATAAGATCATCGCCGATGCCGGAATTACTTCGCGTCGAGGCGCTGATGAGCTCATCATGGACGGTCGAGTCACCGTCGATGGACATCAAGTTCGCGAGCTCGGAGCCAAATTTGACCCTGAAAAGGTTAAAGTCGAGGTTGATGGCGAGACAATTACTCGCTCTTTGTCTAAGACTTATTTGGTACTACATAAACCTAGAGGCGTTCTGTCTACGATGTTCGACCCCGAAGGACGCCCTTCACTAGCTGACTTCATCGACCTCCGTACCGAGCGCCTATTTCACGTTGGCCGCCTCGATAAGGATTCAGAGGGCCTCATTTTGCTGACAAATGATGGGGATCTGACCTTCCGTGCCACCCACCCATCTTTTGGCCTAGAGAAGACCTACATCATTGAATTCGATGGAAAGCTTCCAACGGGGGTCGATAAGGTCCTTTTGAAGGGTATTGAACTAGAAGATGGAATGGGTCGAGTTTTGAGCTTTAAGCACTTATCTCCTCAGTGGATTGAGGTCACGATCCATGAAGGCCGATATCACATCATCCGTCGCCTTATGGAAGCTGTGGGTGTCGATGTCCTCAGACTGATCCGCACCAAATTCGGACCCATCTCATTGGGAGAAACCCTTGAAGGAAGATGGCGAGATCTCAATAGTAATGAATTGATTAGCCTCCAAAACGCTTTAGATATAAAACTTTAA
- a CDS encoding ParA family protein — protein MNAKSTFDDDVATTATLLGREPHNFPIPAPIAEHGDAKVISIFNQKGGVGKTTSTINLGAALAELGRRVLLVDFDPQGGLSLGLGVNAHALPLENTVYYALMTPDANIDEIVLKSSVAGLDFLPANRDLGTAETTLGAEIGGQQYLKRALGRLRSEYDVILIDCQPTMGQLTINALVASDEVIVPLQCEYFALHGFIELKGNIDKVRSFLNPELKLIGILATMYDRKTLHNREVLTAILEKYPEDVFETIIAKTIRFAETTVAGEPITAYASSSGGAQSYRRLARELIARGGAR, from the coding sequence TTGAACGCTAAATCGACATTTGATGATGATGTGGCCACTACCGCCACTCTCCTCGGGCGCGAACCCCATAATTTTCCAATCCCTGCTCCTATTGCAGAACATGGCGATGCAAAGGTCATTTCGATCTTCAACCAAAAGGGTGGAGTCGGTAAGACAACGTCAACTATTAACCTAGGTGCAGCGCTCGCAGAACTAGGACGTCGCGTTCTTCTCGTGGACTTCGACCCGCAAGGCGGTCTCTCTCTTGGTCTCGGTGTAAATGCACACGCACTTCCACTTGAGAACACTGTTTATTACGCACTCATGACACCGGATGCAAATATCGATGAGATTGTTCTGAAGTCATCAGTTGCCGGTCTTGATTTTCTTCCAGCTAACCGCGATTTGGGAACAGCTGAAACAACTCTCGGCGCTGAAATCGGTGGCCAGCAATATCTAAAGCGCGCACTCGGTCGCCTTCGCTCAGAGTACGACGTGATTTTGATTGACTGCCAACCAACAATGGGTCAACTCACAATCAACGCACTCGTGGCTTCTGATGAAGTTATCGTTCCATTGCAATGCGAATACTTCGCCCTGCACGGCTTTATCGAACTTAAGGGAAATATCGACAAGGTTCGTAGCTTCCTTAACCCTGAACTTAAGTTAATTGGAATCCTCGCAACTATGTACGACCGTAAGACTCTACATAACCGCGAGGTTCTTACGGCAATCCTTGAGAAATATCCTGAAGATGTATTTGAAACAATCATTGCAAAGACAATTCGTTTCGCTGAGACAACCGTTGCAGGCGAACCGATTACTGCTTATGCATCTTCTTCAGGTGGTGCGCAGTCATACCGCCGTCTTGCCCGTGAACTAATTGCCCGAGGAGGCGCCCGATGA